A window of the Myxococcus fulvus genome harbors these coding sequences:
- a CDS encoding DUF4041 domain-containing protein: MQPVVWVLAFSSLLSLGLLVRTALRLRALQARFKPILDVEAERQRILSALERTQAESEHMLATERTRVSAELARERELADTAIRDAREEVERIKSSTHHAIRLERTRLDAEATQVREEKARLEALIVKLRAELQPLEEEAVLRSYGLYKPIYNLSSSEKYEQRLDRLREEQKALLKNKQAASCRIQWEVNGSKAEGKKQTDRTLRLILRAFNGEADACVAKVTYKNIKAMEARIQKSAEAINALTEIQQCSIAEPYVELKLAELRLAHEYEEKRQEEKEEQRRIREQMREEEAAQRELERARLEAEREAQRDEEALRKAREELEKSQGSAQAKLLERIAELERRVAEDQERQRAISQAQLTRTGHVYVISNIGSFGEDIYKVGMTRRLVPQDRIDELGDASVPFEFDVHAIIRTADAPSLEAALHKTFAQRRVNRVNERKEFFRATLDEIAQAVRKHHGDFELTRIAEAAEYRKSRAMHEEERGGEATVIALPERSVA, encoded by the coding sequence ATGCAGCCTGTCGTCTGGGTCCTGGCATTCTCAAGCCTGCTGTCCCTGGGGCTCCTGGTTCGCACCGCGCTGCGCCTGCGTGCCCTCCAGGCGCGCTTCAAGCCCATCCTCGACGTGGAGGCCGAGCGCCAGCGGATCCTCTCCGCGCTGGAGCGCACCCAGGCCGAGTCCGAGCACATGCTCGCCACCGAGCGTACCCGCGTTTCGGCGGAGCTGGCCCGGGAGCGCGAGCTCGCGGACACCGCCATCCGTGACGCCCGGGAGGAGGTGGAGCGCATCAAGTCCTCCACCCACCACGCCATCCGGCTGGAACGCACGCGCCTCGATGCCGAGGCCACCCAGGTCCGCGAGGAGAAGGCCCGCCTGGAGGCCCTCATCGTCAAGCTGCGGGCCGAGCTGCAACCGCTCGAGGAGGAAGCCGTCCTGCGCTCCTACGGCCTCTACAAGCCCATCTACAACCTCTCCTCCTCGGAGAAGTATGAGCAGCGTCTCGACCGCCTCCGTGAGGAACAGAAAGCCCTGCTCAAGAACAAGCAGGCCGCGTCCTGCCGCATCCAATGGGAGGTCAATGGCAGCAAGGCCGAAGGCAAGAAACAGACGGACCGCACGCTCAGGCTCATCCTGCGCGCGTTCAACGGTGAGGCCGACGCCTGTGTCGCCAAGGTCACCTACAAGAACATCAAGGCCATGGAGGCCCGCATCCAGAAGTCCGCCGAGGCCATCAATGCCCTCACCGAGATTCAGCAGTGCTCCATCGCCGAGCCCTACGTGGAGCTGAAGCTCGCGGAGCTCCGCCTCGCCCACGAGTATGAAGAGAAGCGCCAGGAGGAGAAGGAGGAGCAGCGCCGCATCCGCGAGCAGATGCGCGAGGAGGAGGCCGCCCAACGCGAGCTGGAGCGCGCCAGGCTGGAGGCCGAACGCGAGGCCCAGCGCGACGAAGAGGCCCTGCGCAAGGCCCGGGAGGAGCTGGAGAAGAGCCAGGGCTCGGCGCAAGCAAAACTCCTGGAGCGCATCGCCGAGCTGGAGCGGCGCGTCGCCGAGGACCAGGAGCGCCAGCGGGCCATCTCCCAGGCCCAGCTCACCCGCACCGGCCACGTCTACGTCATCTCCAACATCGGCTCTTTCGGCGAGGACATCTACAAGGTCGGCATGACTCGACGGCTCGTCCCCCAGGACCGCATCGACGAGCTCGGCGACGCCTCCGTCCCCTTCGAGTTCGACGTCCACGCCATCATCCGCACCGCGGATGCGCCGTCGCTCGAAGCCGCCCTGCACAAGACCTTCGCCCAGCGCCGCGTCAACCGCGTCAACGAGCGCAAGGAGTTCTTCCGCGCCACCCTCGACGAAATCGCCCAGGCCGTGCGCAAGCACCACGGCGACTTCGAGCTGACCCGCATCGCCGAGGCCGCCGAGTACCGCAAGTCACGGGCCATGCACGAGGAGGAGCGCGGCGGTGAAGCCACCGTCATCGCTCTTCCCGAACGCTCCGTCGCCTGA